Proteins from a genomic interval of Streptomyces fodineus:
- a CDS encoding alpha/beta hydrolase family protein, with product MQALTLGPTNHGRVVLFAAGAGGDPERYRPLLEHLAVHGCQVIAPYFERLVAREATTAELLARPVALVEALHRWASPDAAVVVVGHSIGGWAGLCLAGATPWGRDGKPLDVPREPRVSRLALFAPAAGWFAAPGALDAVTAPMLVYAGEMDTVTPVEQAIRLKRASAQVDLRVVPGAGHFSFMNTPPPGTVEDEGFERAQFLADLAQATMEFAIAS from the coding sequence ATGCAGGCACTGACGCTTGGTCCCACGAACCATGGGCGTGTCGTGCTCTTCGCGGCTGGAGCGGGCGGCGATCCGGAGCGTTATCGCCCCCTCCTGGAGCACCTGGCAGTCCATGGCTGCCAGGTCATCGCGCCTTACTTCGAGCGCCTTGTCGCGCGGGAGGCGACCACGGCTGAGTTGCTTGCACGCCCGGTCGCGCTGGTCGAGGCGCTCCACCGGTGGGCGTCTCCGGATGCGGCTGTTGTGGTGGTCGGCCACTCGATCGGTGGATGGGCTGGCCTCTGTCTCGCCGGTGCGACGCCCTGGGGGCGGGACGGCAAGCCGCTGGACGTCCCACGAGAGCCACGCGTCAGCCGTCTCGCCCTGTTCGCGCCCGCTGCCGGCTGGTTCGCCGCTCCGGGCGCCTTGGACGCGGTGACAGCGCCGATGCTCGTCTATGCGGGAGAAATGGACACCGTGACGCCCGTCGAGCAGGCCATCCGCTTGAAACGCGCGTCAGCCCAGGTCGACCTTCGCGTCGTGCCGGGGGCTGGTCACTTCAGCTTCATGAATACGCCTCCGCCGGGCACGGTCGAAGACGAGGGCTTCGAGCGTGCTCAGTTCCTCGCTGACCTCGCGCAAGCGACCATGGAGTTTGCCATCGCGTCCTGA